In Kordia antarctica, the following proteins share a genomic window:
- a CDS encoding sensor histidine kinase, whose product MNFFSHKISKILIHILFWILFTFVSLFYFSDYYWAENPFLQYLSILVIIVYANDFILLPFFEKRKWYTIYILIIALISFLATQLYCYAFAECGCSVVKCLSDYVWQTIVPIIFFSFIWMLFRYLEKKDEVEAIQLKHTEMELKFLKSQINPHVLFNNLNTIYSYSLEKPAQVPELILMLSNNLKHVLYESNATFVSLEKELTFIDNYIAFQEIRTEGIKTIHYKKEVSQFNYEIAPLLLITIIENAFKHSTIDTHIHIKIKVENDTLACVCTNDFDATKIGAVDQIGLQNLKKRLDLIYKDTYELKIEEKEKYCVTLKLQLK is encoded by the coding sequence ATGAATTTTTTTAGCCATAAAATTTCTAAAATACTGATTCATATTCTGTTTTGGATTTTGTTCACTTTTGTTTCTTTATTTTACTTTTCAGATTATTATTGGGCAGAAAATCCGTTTCTACAATACTTATCTATTTTAGTCATTATTGTGTATGCGAATGACTTTATTTTGTTGCCTTTTTTTGAAAAAAGAAAATGGTATACAATCTACATTCTCATCATTGCATTGATTAGTTTTTTAGCCACACAATTGTATTGTTATGCTTTTGCAGAATGCGGTTGTAGCGTTGTAAAATGCTTGTCAGATTATGTGTGGCAAACCATTGTTCCGATTATCTTTTTCTCCTTTATTTGGATGTTGTTTCGGTATTTGGAGAAGAAAGATGAAGTAGAAGCAATTCAGCTAAAACACACGGAAATGGAGTTAAAATTCCTTAAATCGCAGATAAATCCGCATGTATTATTTAATAATTTAAACACGATTTATTCGTATTCATTAGAAAAACCTGCGCAAGTACCTGAGTTGATTTTGATGTTGTCCAATAATTTAAAACATGTGTTATATGAAAGCAATGCAACGTTTGTTTCGCTTGAAAAAGAACTCACATTTATAGACAATTATATTGCGTTTCAAGAAATTAGAACCGAAGGAATTAAAACGATTCACTACAAAAAAGAAGTTTCCCAATTCAATTATGAAATTGCACCTTTGTTATTGATTACTATTATTGAAAACGCTTTTAAACATAGCACAATAGACACACATATTCATATAAAAATCAAAGTAGAAAATGACACGTTAGCATGTGTTTGTACGAATGATTTTGATGCAACAAAAATAGGTGCAGTCGATCAAATTGGTTTGCAAAACCTTAAAAAACGATTGGATTTAATTTATAAAGACACCTACGAATTGAAGATTGAAGAGAAAGAAAAGT